The stretch of DNA ATGTCACACTTCAACTACAAATTACAAGCTAAGCTCTCACTGAAAATGACTATATTTAGTCATTCgttaaattgaatagaaactaGAAACAAGTATGACATTGATGCTGGCAAGAACTAGAATCACTTAAACATTATTATGAACACAATTTATTCCaaactatattatatatgtctTCCAAAACAAACAGTAACACATGTAGAAAGTAGAAACTAAATAAGACACTAAGAAGCTGAAGAGACTATACATATCATCCAAGCAAGAGTGTCCTGGTTGCTAATTGCTAAGCGACTACTTTCGCTTTCCTTTTCCTTAATGTTTATGTCCTGATTTCTTAATCTCTTGGTGTTGGGAGCTCCCCACTTTTATCTCTTTTGTCCCAAATATGAACAGCTGTAATTTTCTTTCATTAATGAATGAATTATCTATCATTTGGTAACAAACATTGTCTTATGTCTTTAAAAGGAAATATTGTTAACGTAAGAATTAATTTGTCTTAGAACTAATACAGCAACAACTCTTGAAACTAATATTCTCAAGATcgttcatatatatatatatatggtataTTCTACTGtacctttttaaaaataatatgtaaaTTACCATCTGTCATATGTTATTTTGTTATTGAATACTATCTTAActataattaagttattttgtaattaaaaaattatttaaaagggGTGAATgtataatttgataaaatattaaaaattgaattctattttttttttccaaatcaatctACCAGAAAATGTACCGTAACTCTTTCTAATGGCTATTTCTCCCTCATTCCTTATTCATCACCGCTCACCTCCAATCCTCCACCTAAAAGGAAGCCCAAAATTACTGATTCCTACTGGTACGTTAGttaattcaattttgaaattaaaattctcAGCCATCCATCTTAACTCCAAATGATAAACTCATTAGTTTCCTGCACCATTTTCGCCACTCCCTACACTGCGTTGACGCAATGCTAGTGCAAGAACGGGAGCGAGATGTCCTTGTCAAAAATGCTCTAAAGCATCCATGTCTCTTTCCAAAGAAAAAGGTAGCATGGCATTGAGACATGTACTTCTGCAAGGTCGTTTATTAAGGGCGTGGGCATGCAAACGACATTGAAGAACCCAATCCTCTCGAGTTAAAAGTCACATccccattttaaaaaattatttaattacaaaatagtCCTATTTTAGTTAAGATATTAACTCTTATTAGGTTAAATTAACTCAAATTAAAAGTAAACattcaattaaaatatatcacgtctataaaaaataatttacatattATTTAAGGAAAATTGAGTAGACTTCacctctctctctatatatatatatatatagtagaaataaaaattctcttaatagaaaagaaataaaaattctcAACTAATTCTACATTACTcatatattttactttaataaTATCACTACATATGATATCTATTTACAAATTTAGATATGCTAATTTCTTTAGTTATATAGTTATTCTTAATCAATTCTAACTAATATCtctataaaattttaacataataaattgaCAACTTATTTTACTACTCGATTATTATACCAACATAATTATGATAAATTCTAACTTCAAACTTTGActatattcttttttttgtaatttgatcaattttaatttgttaaattatactatttttataatttttttgctcttatatcatattaaaacttctataattttttattaattataatttcaatttaaattcttcaatttgattattgataattgataaccttaatttaatttctcacGTACAAATTTTCGCGCTTCACCATTCACAATTTACAAACTCCCACCCAAataactatatattatataattatataaatatttagcCATTCATCAACtagaataaaatttagaaacaaGCATGACATTTATTCCACCCTAATTATATATCTCTTCCAAAACAAACAGGAACACAGATAGCaagtaaaaactaaataaaacactAACAAGCTGAAGAGATTATAATATCATGGCAAAAGATTTGATGGTGTGAAAATGTTTAGACTATTAAatgattttataataaaatatattttttaaatttttaataattgttaaataatttttatttaattttaattataaattaattttttatatattataattataaaatttatttttattttataaattattatttttatcaaattgtaataaatattttagtaattctaattaattagaattttatcttTGATCCATTACATCTGTAAATACAAGTGAATTTGTGTTTCTTAAAAATTCTATCGATTGGACATACAATACAATTGAttgaatttctgaattttccaaaattcaatcgattagAATTGCtacacaatcgattgaattttgcaAGGCATGTGATTTTTtctaattcaatcgattgatttttaTCATACAATCGAATGAATCGAATGAATTGTGAAAATTCATGTTGCTTTTGatgaattcaatcgattggatagtaggaacaataaattaaattagaaaaaattcaCATGTCTTGCAAAATTCAATTGATTGTGTATCAGTTCCAATCAATTGAATTTTGACCTAGAAATTCAATCGTTTGTCTTGTATGTCCAATTGAtgtccaatcgattgaattttcaAGAAACACGATTAACAGATCAAAGATAAAATTCTAATCAATTAGAattgtcaaaatatttattacgattaatagaaaatctaattcgttattatttttgttcttgattATTAATACACATGatagatgaatgataaaataataatttataaaataaaaaaaatttataattaaataatatataaaaaattaatttataactaaaattaaataaagactaTTTAgctattattaaaaaatttaaaaacatgttttgtcAACGTTCCAAGACTATCGAATAATCTGCCTAATATCATTCAAACAACAGTTCACAAGTTGTCGAAATCCTAGCAACCTTggatatcttttttaaaatttcaaacctATCTCCTTTTCTTGAGGAACTCGAGCAACATATGGTCATCTTCTTTAACAAACTTGCATTCTGCAGAATATATATTGCAAATTGAATATCAACATCAGCACCATGAAAATTCTTTATAGTGCAGGCTCTTAGGTGCGATGAAAGGCATCCAGAAACGGTTTGTGTGTAACACTGATTTAACGGATCCAATACGCTTGCCGATTTCTTCTCCTGCAAGTAATTCAAGCAtagcaaacaataaaaaataattttcaatgcAAACAAAAtagaagggaaaacaaaaatcCTTTACTCCCCACCAACCTTTCTGATGACAAGAATTTGAAGCAACGGACAGGATTTGAGCAGTCCAACTAGCAACCCCCATTTACAATCATACACGGAGAGCTTCATCTGAATTAGATTGCGGAAAGTGATGGCAAGAGGACTGAATTCTAGCccaaaataagaataataattgaTTTGCAAGTCCTCAATATTTGGGCATCCTGAGAGAATCATACCAAGATATTCATCTTCTGCAAATACGACCCGCATCAAATACAAAGTTTTAAGAGCCGGTAAGTGTACTGTTAAAATACGGTCCACTATTAAGAATTCCAACTTGAGAACAACAAGGCTTGCACATGTCAGAATTCCAATCGGCAACGTTGTTATCCGAGAATGAAGCTCAATCCTCTCAACTTGACGCTGTATGGCGGTGTTGAGCCACAATTCTACATCACATTCATCACATGAGGGATACTCAAATTTGAGGCGGAAATTGCGAATGGGTTGCGTTACATCTCGCGATAGCATAACCGCGTACGCGAAGCGAACAAACAGTTNNNNNNNNNNNNNNNNNNNNNNNNNNNNNNNNNNNNNNNNNNNNNNNNNNNNNNNNNACCACAGATTCCTCCACCTGCTCGAGAGAATGCTTGTTGCTGCAGCCATTTTAGATTCTAGAAAAGAAAGGATGTGAACAAGAATATCATTCGATAATGCACTAATTCTATCAACTCCCGACATGGTTAGTGCCATTGTTGGATTCACTGAGAACCCAATAAATAGATTGTGCTTTAGCGAACCCTATTGCTTCTCAACTCTCAAGCATACTAATAGGGGAGTGATATTGTCCTTTGTGATTCCAACTAGGCCATTATGGTGTTGATGGTCGGTTGGATGGGACCGGATTTAATTaacttcaaatttaatttttgttcgtCCACTTtaagaacttattttttttaaattgaaataaaacagaattaattaaattagatagatctaaatcaataaaaaaagatttttaatattttttattttttagtgtgtttaataaatttttaataataaaaataaaaaagctaaaaaaataaaaaaatatttttttaaaagttactatttatatttttttaaaatatttttttaaaaaaaaatcattaattttttttttaaaatagcgTCCAAAATCAATTTGGACGAATCACTAACTTACCCGTCCACTTAGATGAATATGGTGAATTTgaattaattctaaaattaaatcgattcaaatatataattagAATATAGTCATATACAATTTTATAAAGATTCAagattaattcaaaatttaaatgattAGTTAGTaatagattttattaaaaagataagatttagtTGTTTGGATTAGATTAGAttagaatttgaataaaattatttttttctctaaaaataagaattaattttagaatagatttaaattattattttagttatctTACCCTTCTAAAGATAAGATTagattgaatttttgaatttgaattttagatagaacttaggatataaataagtgaacaaAATTTACGGAGCGGAGGATTTTCGAATTCCAATCTAAGATCTCATACCTTCATCTTCTTTTGCTTTAGTTTTCTTGTTATCATGAGTGACTAATttctttttgttaaatattaaaaactgtttatttttttatgatttattaatctaaacattttattttattttggagtTATGCATTGATCTATTTTTAAAactgaatttttattattcattctAAAAAGATTGGagatattgaaaaatattataatttaaattctgttattattttaaaaaatttaatatctgAATTAGTTGAAAACTCTTTCTGACTTTTTGATTTGAAAACTCTCAtgcactattttttaaaataataacagAATTTAAAATTCTGTTAGTTGAAAACTCTTTCTCATGACtttttgatttgaaaaatttaatatcTGAATTAGTTGAAAACTCTCATCTCCAGCACTATTTTTcagttttgatttgatttaatatcTGAATTAGTTGAAAActctttcaaattcaattactaGGTGTTCTTCTCTTTGGTCTCATCTCCAGCACTATTTCAACCTTTAACCAAGGCTCCGATCATTTTGATATACTCTTGTATGTTTCTTCGTCGTTAAATTTGTTATGGATAAGACTCCATCCTCAGCAAACATGGCACCAAATTCGAATAACAGCAGCATCAACAATTTGATATCAACACAATTTCTTTCTCAAAGACCATTCAATCCAATTCAAGACAAACTTGGAGAGAACAATCATAAAACATGGGAGCAACAAGCTCATGCAGCCATAAGAGGTCAACACTTACAAGATCATCTGCAAAAAGAGAAGATTCCACAACAGTTCgaaaatcaagaaaatcaaagagCAGGTATTGAATCTGATCAATACACACAACGGATTCAGGATTATCAGAATCTCATATCATGGTTGCTAGCATCGATGAATTCTGTCTTTAAGCCAAAAATGGAGGGGTGCATCTACAGCTATCAATTCTGGAAAAAGATACAAGCTTattttcaagaatcaacaaaattCAGAATTAAACAATTGAAGAATCAGCTTAATTAAAGGAATCAAGAAACATGGTCTTCCAGCAACAGATTATATTTCCAAGATCAAGACCATTGCAGACTCCCTAGCAGCCCTTGGGAAACCTCTCAAAACTGAAAAACAGATACAAGTCATCCTAGAAGGACTCAATGAAGACTATCAAATGCTTCTACTAACAATCAACTCGAAACCAGATTCATTCACACCATGTGAGGTTGAAACTCTTCTGTTAACTCATGAGGATCAGCTGGAGAAgttcagaaaaataaaaactgcAATGGTTCAGGCAAATCCTGCTCAGTCTTCATATCCAACAATTCCAAATTTTAAAGAGGCAATGGAAGGcgtagaggaagaagaaatgGTAGTAGATTTCAAAGAAGTGGTAGATCTTTCTACCAATCTCCATAACCGCAATGCCAAGTGTGTAGAAAAATTGGTCACATTGCATGGCACTATTTTCACAGACTCAACCAAGAAATACCCCCACATTCACAGCCTCAACAATCAAGATTTGATACCTTTTGGTACAAATTCATGATCTGCTTCAGGTTCACAAGGCAATCCTACATCAACCCCTCTACCACCGCCAGCATCATCCTTCCACAATCCATCAACATATGTAGCTGTACCTGCATCTATTACAGACCCCTCATGGTATCCAGATTCAGGTGCATCACATCACATAGCACCTAATCCTTCAAATTTGCTCTCTGGATCACAATACACTGGTTCTGATCAGGTCCAAATTGGAAATGAAATAAGTATCCCTATTACACATGTTGGTAATTCTATTCTATACTCTATTGACTATAAAAGATGGTTTTCATTACAAAAACTAATACACACACACACCTGAAATAACAAAGAATTTAATTAGTGTTAGCAAATTTGCAAAAGATAATAAGGTCTATATTCAATTTCATGCCACTTATTGTGTTGTAAAATGTGAATTTACTCACAAGATTTTGTTGcagaaatttagaaatagaGGACTATACAAATTTGTGAATATCTGTGTTCCTCAATCAACATCTGGTCAAACATCTCCTTCTTTGTATTCATTGCAttgttcttcattagatttGTGCCATAAGAGGCTGGGGCACTCAGCCTTCAAAACTGTATAATTAGTACTAAAACAATGTAATATTTGCTTCAttgatattaataaaatagatgTGGACTTTACAGCTAGagtttgtaaaaactgtgcaaAGGCACAGATGCATAAACTATCATTTGTTAGTTCAATTACTGAGTTTAATTACCCTTTACAACTAGTTTTCTCTGATGTGTGGGGCCCTGCACCACTAATTTCACACTTGGGCTAGTATTATGTTACATTTATAGATACTTATAGTAAGTATACCTGTACATACTTATTAGTGAATAAATCCCAGGTGTTTCATGCTTTTCTTCAGTATAAAGCATATATTGAAAATCTAACAAACtgtaaaattaaagaattttagACAGATTGTGGGACTGAATATACCTCAAACTGTTTCACAGAATTTTTGCGTCAAGAAGGTATACATCACAGATTCTCATGCCCATATACTCCTGAGTAAAATGGCTTGGCTGAGAGTAAGCATAGACATATAATAAAAACAAGCTTAGCTGTGCTTTCTACAGCTTTCATGCCTCTTACATATTGGGATGAAGCTGTGATTTCTGCTACCTTCCTCATTAATAGGTTTCCATCATTGAATCTATCAAATAAATCCCCTTATgaacttttttcaaataaacCAGATTATCATTGCATTGAACAACAAACACCTATTGCATTGAACATATTCCAACATAATTGGAGAATACCCACTCGTCACACTACATTGAACTCGGTCGTTGTCAATGACTGCCTTTTCTCCTCCTCTTTAATAAGGTTGTGGTCGTTATCTCCTTTTCCAGccaattcatttttaattttattgcaaATCAATGTGAAGAGGTCATGAAAAGGTTGAAGAGGTCAAAACAGATTCTGTTAAATTAATAACAGATTCAGTTAGGTAGTTGGGTGTATAAAAAGAGCTCCACTAGTTGGTAGAAGCTCTCTCTTGgtttttactttcagttctgaTAAGCTTCGAAGATAAACACAATTTTGTTCAATTACTGCATCAATTCAGTTCACATTTTCTGTTTCTAAAGAGCTACTTTTTTGTTCAATTCATCAGTATTTTCATTTCCCTTTAATATACCTAAATAGGTTCTTAAGAAATTTTACATCGGACATTTTTATCCCCAAAACAATTTTATTATGTTGAGCTCCTTGaactttataaaaataagacaTATATGTCCTTTTGTCACACTTTTAAAGACCTATTTGTCCAAATAAAAACAACGAATCTGACGAAAGTAGAGAGCTGTATGTcttactttaataaaatttaggaacctcaatataataaaaatttcttaGGGACGAAAATGCCCAATACGAAATTCCTTAGAAACCAATTTAGGTAGATACTCTTGATTTTACAACGAATTTTGCAACTTCTCAGTGACTTTTTAGGTACTGTGTTACTGCATATATAGCTTTGCTATTTATGATTTTCATTAATACAGTTCTGTATTGTATGATTCAAAATGTGTGAATTATTTGAGACtgaatatacatatatataggaAAATATCGTTCAGGGAGATTTATATGCCAGAATGAATTCAATGCTTAACAACTATCCTTGAGTTCCATGAAGTTTGTTTCATATTTGAACAATTGAGCTGACAATATGCACTATTATGATTGTCAACCAAAAAATTGATACAACTATGACAATTATCAATATATACTTTGGATCTACAATTGAAATGAGTCTCCACAAATGTTCATAAGTCATAACCTCGCAATTCGGATGTTATAGAAGGTAGCATGTGCA from Arachis duranensis cultivar V14167 chromosome 4, aradu.V14167.gnm2.J7QH, whole genome shotgun sequence encodes:
- the LOC110279719 gene encoding F-box/FBD/LRR-repeat protein At1g78750-like → MLSRDVTQPIRNFRLKFEYPSCDECDVELWLNTAIQRQVERIELHSRITTLPIGILTCASLVVLKLEFLIVDRILTVHLPALKTLYLMRVVFAEDEYLGMILSGCPNIEDLQINYYSYFGLEFSPLAITFRNLIQMKLSVYDCKWGLLVGLLKSCPLLQILVIRKEKKSASVLDPLNQCYTQTVSGCLSSHLRACTIKNFHGADVDIQFAIYILQNASLLKKMTICCSSSSRKGDRFEILKKISKVARISTTCELLFE